CCCCGAAGGACAAGAACGTCCTCTCCGGTCGTCCCCCTGTATTTCTCCGGGACATCAAGGACAGTCAACCCATCGGAGCAGTTTATGGCCACCAGAACCCGTTCGTTCCCCAGAACCCGCTCGTACACAAGAAGCTCGCCCTCGAACCTGATGGGCACGAACTCGCCGAGCTGAAGCGCCCCGCTCCTTTTCCGAAGCTCGATCAGTCTCTTCGTGGTTTCCATAACTTCCATGTCCCATCTCCCGGAGTCCCAGGTCATCGGGGTTCTCCCCGCGCTCAGTCCCTCTTCACCCAGCCCCCTGAGTCCAATCTCATCGCCGTAGAATATCGAGGGAATCCCCTTGTACGTCATCAGAAACGCCAGCGCGCAGAGGTACTGCCTCCTGTCCCCCACCAGATCGAGGAATCGCTCGGTGTCGTGGTTGTCGAGGAAGTTGTACATCGCGTACTCGGCCGGGCCGAGGTGCGCGCTCAGGAGTTCCAGTCCGTCGAGGAACTCTCCGGCGTCTATCTCCCTCTCAACGAAGAACCTCAGGATGAGATCGTAGAGGGGATAATTCATAGTCCCGTGGAAGACGTCGAAGAGCCAGAGTCTCGCATCGTCCATGACTTCTCCGACCAGATACGCACTCCCCGGCATCTCTTCCCTTACTTCGCGCCAGAACTCGGGGGGAACGCCGTGCGCCACATCGAGGCGCCAGCCGTCGGCCCCCTGATCGAGCCAGTGCTTCATGGCTTTGATAATGTACTCCCTGACCTTTGGATTGTCGTGGTTCAGCCTCGGCATCAGCCAGACGGAGTAGAATGACTCGTAGTTCCAGTCCAGCTCCTTGAGCTTCGGGTATTTCTCCACCCACGGCCCATCGGAGCGCAGAGTTTCGAGGAACTCCCCGGAGACCACCGGAAAGCCCGTCACCCTGTAGAAGTCCCTGTACTCGCTCCCCTCTCCTTTCCCAACAACGTCCTGGAACCACGGGTGGAAGAAGCTCGTGTGGTGGAAAACTCCGTCGAGGACGAGCTTCATCCCCCTGTCCTTCAGGGCTTTCACAAGCTTCCTGAAGACTGAATAACCGCCGAGCTTCCTGTCAACACTGAAATAATCAACGACGTCGTAGCGGTGGTAGGTCATCGACTCGAAGATTGGGGTGAGGTAAAGGGCGTTTACACCGATTTCCTTAAGGTAGTCGAGCCTTTTGATTATCCCGGCGAGGTCCCCGCCGTGGAACCTCTCCCCCTCCGTGAGGCCCCTCGGTGTTCCGGGCAGGCCCCTGTCAAACCTGTCCGGCATTATCTGGTAGAAGACGCGATCGAATATCCATTCAGGGGCATTGAGCCTGTAGGGTTTCGCACTGAATGGGCCGAGTGCTGTGGTTTCCCCATCTTCAGTCAGCACCTCGAACGAGTACCAGATTTCACCCTCCCCCCGTAGGACGGCCTCGAAGTATTCAAAGACCCCATCGCCCGCCTTCCTCCTCAGGGGGAACATTTCTCCCCCGGTGCTCAATGTTGCCTTTCTGACAGCTCCCTTCCTCCCCCTTAGAATGACGTGAGTCCTCCCGCCCACGGCGTAGAGATAGGTGGCGCTCGGGGCGTGGAAGATCCTATCTTCTCCAACGACGACGGCGACGCTCGTTTCCCTCTCGAATTTGTAGGAGAGCCTCCTGTAGGTCTCCGTCAGGGGATTCTCGCCGTCCGTCTCGAATTTCCCGTCGATTGAGAATCCGTAGTGCCAGACGCCCTCTGGAAGTCTAACCGTCACCGCCCAGCGGTCGCCTTTCCTCCTCATCCTGAAGGAACCCTCGTTGAAGGCGTTGAAGCTTCCCACCAGGTACGCCCACTCCCCCCTGAGCGGCGTCGAGAACTCCACCACCGCGACCCTTCCGAAGCGGTGATCCGGTTCGAACCCGAAAGTTTTATACACTTTCCCCACCCAAGTATCACTACTGATGAGTAAACTTTGGCAAGTGAAACTTAAAAAGTTGGAGGTCTCGGTATGCACGAGGAAGAAATCGTTGAGAAGCTTCAGAAGCTCGGCCTTACGAAGTACGAGAGCCTCGCCTACATAACGCTCCTCAAACTCGGCCCCAGCAAGGCGACCGACATCACAAAGGAGAGCGGGATTCCCCACACGAGGGTTTACGACGTTCTCAGCTCCCTCCACAGGAAGGGCTTCGTTGATGTGATGCAGGGTTCTCCGAGGCTGTACAAGCCCGTCAACCCGGAGGTCGTTCTGGAGAAGATAAAGGAAGACTTCATCGAGGACATCGAGAACCTCAAGGTGGCATTCCTCGACCTCTACCGCGAGGTTCACGGGGAGGATTTGCCGGAGATATGGACGATACAGGGCTTTGACAACACGGTCGAGCGCGCCGAGTACGTTATAAGGACCGCCAAGCACGAGGTTCTCATCAACACTCCCTTTGAGTTCCTCAAGCTCCTCAAGAGCGAGATCCGCGCCAGGAAGGACGTCCTCTTCGTCATAATAAGCAACTTCGAGGACGAGATACCCGACTGGCTGAGGGGGAACAACATAATCCTGGCCAGGACAGGCGGTGCCCCCTGGCTCATGGCGAGCTGGATAATCGGCGACATCGACTACGCGCTCTTCTTCGGCGCTCTTCCAAAGGACAGGAGGCGGGAGAAGTTCTACTCCTTCTGGGCCAAGAGTCCCAAGATAATCCAGAACTACATGCACTGGTTCTACACCATCTACTTCGACAACAGCGAGGTCATAAAGCCGCTCAACTACGAGAAGCTCTCCAAACCGCTCTCCCTCGTTAACATAAGGACTCTGATCACGGTTCTCAAAGCCGCGGGGCTGCCCCGGAGGGCCGAAATAGTCGGCAGGATGGTCGACACGAAGGAGCCGGTCACCCTCGACGGAAGAATCGTGGAGTACGAGTACACTCCCCTCACCGCCAACATAACCTTCCGCTACAACGGCAGCGAGCTTAAGGTCGGCGGCATAGGCAGCTACTTCGAGGACGTCGAGGGAGAGAAGTTCATCCTCCTCGACTGAGCTTTCTTTTCTTCCAATCCACGTTTAACTCCAAGGCGGGTGATCGAGATGAAGGTTCTTATTCTGGGCTTCGAGTACCTCCCGGTGAAGGTCGGGGGCCTCGCAGAGGCCATAACGAGCATAGCCGAGGGACTGGCCGAACTCGGCCACGAGGTCGTCGTTCTAACCCCCGACCACGGAAGAAACCTCGGGGAACCCGTGAGGACGTTTAAGGTGGCCTCTTTCGGGGAGGACGTGAAGATCGAAGTGAGAAAACGCGAGCAGAATGGTGTAACCGTTTACTCCCTCGCCGGGGGTTTACTCAGCGAACCCGACGTCTATGGCCCCGACTGGGACGGCCTGCTGAGAAAAACGGTGCTCTTCGGCAAGGCGAGCGCCGGGCTTCTGAACAATCTCATATGTGAATTCAAGCCCGACGTCGTTCACGCCCACGACTGGCACACGGTCTTTGCCCTGGGTCTTTTGAAGAAGTACTTCGGGATAAGGAGTGTTTTCACCATTCACAGGCTCAACAAGGCAAAGGTTCCCGCGGAGTACTTCCACGAGGCGAATCTCAGCGAGCTCGCCCCCTATCCCGACCTCGACCCCGAGCATACTGGCGCCTACATAGCGGACATGGTGACCACCGTCAGCAGGAGCTATCTCTGGGAGGAGTGGGACTTCTTTGGGCACTTTGGGGGCAAAGTTACCCACGTCTTCAACGGTATCGACTGCTCCTTCTGGAACGAGGAACTCATAGAAAACAGGAACCTGCCGAGAAATGAGCGCAGAAGGCTCGTTCTGGAGCGCTTCGGACTCTCCGACGGTAAGACCTTCATGTTCATAGGCCGCTTCGACAGGGCACAGAAGGGCGTTGACACACTTCTCAGGGCGATAGAGATACTCTCAATGGACCCTGCCTTCGGAGATATGCGCTTCATCATCATAGGGAAGGGCGATCCGGAGCTTGAGAGATGGGCCAAGGCCGTTGAGAACCGCTTCCCTGAAAACGTCAGGGTCATAACCGAGCTGCTTTCCAGGGAGACCGTCCGCGAGCTTTACGGTTCCGTGGACTTCGTGATAGTTCCGTCGTACTTCGAGCCGTTCGGACTGGTTCAGCTCGAGGCGATGTGCCTCGGGGCGATTCCCATAGGCAGCGCCGTCGGCGGGATCAGGGACACGGTTGTCGACCTCGATTCAGATCCGGAGAACGCCACCGGCATGCTCGTGCCCCCGAGGGACGCCTTCGCGCTGGCAAAGGCCATGATACGGGCAAAGAACCTCGACGATTCAACCCTTGAGAGGCTCAGGGAGAACGGCAGACGGAGGGGAAGGGAGGACTTCACCTGGCGGAAGGCGTGCGAGAGGTACGTCAGGGCTTACCTCAACGAGGTGGACAGGGCGATTTCATTTTTGAGGTAGTTTTCCATTTTTTGTAAACTTTCGTGTAAAGTAATCAAAATCCGAATAGAAAATCTTTAAGAACTTTAGACCGCTAATTCTCCTAAATTACTAATGGGGGTGGCTTAAGTATGAAACGTGGGGTAGGTATGATACTCGCGGTTCTGATGCTGGGGTCTCTACTCTGGATTCCTTCTTACGGGGCCTCGGAGGGAACTCTCAGATCGGTTCACTATGGTATTGCTTCCCTGGGACTTGCATACTATTCAAGCCCTGAGAAGCTGGCCCCACTCATGAATCTGACAAACGAAGAGCTGGGCGAATTGCTTTCCTCAGGAGAATACAAACTCCAGAATCCTGTGATGGTAAACTACGGTAATGAATGGTACAAGATAAATCAGCCTCAGGCCATTGAGGGGACAACGTGGGTCATTACCGTTCTGGACATAAATATAAATGAGAACAGCGCGCTCGTGGTGGTCTCCGATTCCATAACCGGGAAACAGAGCGATCAGACACTGCTTCGCAGGGATGTTCCGGTTGATATCTTTGGAGATGGTTCGATTATTCTCACGCTGAAGGACACCTTCGTGGGAATTGATGGTAAACTCCTTGCCTTAATTGAAGCACATTCCAAAGTGAGTATCCTTAGGCTGGTCTCTAAGGATCAGTACTGGGATCTTCAGAAGCTGGGGCTTACCATGGGGATACTGGATGGTGTCAGGATTTTCCTCGCGGAAGAATGGGAACTCTACCCGGTTAACAAAAACCGTGTATCCGGTATTTATGCCCTCACGCGTGCGGGCATCGATAACCGCTGGAGCCTCATGAGTGCGAGTACCCCCGATGGCCACCTTAACGTATCATTTCTTACCAGCGATCGGTTGCTCTGGTCCCCCTGGAATCCCCTGAATTCACTCGATTCGAATTCATACCTCGTATGGAGCCTTGTGAGTGATTCCGGGGGGTACTACGGGTTTGATGGGTTCTATCACCCCTACCGTTGTACCTGGACAGTGGAGAGGGGTAACTTCGTGGTTCCGAACAACGCGGTTATCTACAACCAGACCCGCGGGTGGATCTCGCCCAATACCGGGAAGAACGCCACGGTTAAGATTACATACCACTGCGACTTTGGCCAGTGGCACAACGGTATCTCCGGAGGTATGGATGATCTCAAGAACTACATCGCGTTCCTCTACACATGGGGGTATCGTGATTTCGATGGGGACCCCTACTATGACCAGTTAAGAGATTTCTGGGATGTTCTGCCCCACACCCTTGGGTTCCAGTGGCTTCAGGATGGCTACGTTGTGTACGGGAACTACACGCATCCAATCGATGACAACGTGACGGCCCAGTATTACCTGTTCTATCCACAGTTTCCGTGGGAACTCTACTGGGCCATCGGAGAGCTTGTGGCTAACGGACAGGCCTACGGTGTCTCTAACTCCTACTACTTCGTGGACTGGAAAGATGGTGCTCAGCAACTTGACCTGCTGAACGGAACTCACTGTGGAGACCTTGAGAAGGTGATGAGCGCTATAGCCTCGGGCAACGCCGGGGCTTCGTTCCCGGGCATTAACTGGGGTTCCGCCGCTTCGCGCCTCAACTCGGACATTGCCTTTTACAGGGCTCACGGCCACTTCGTTATCAGCAACGGCCCATACATCCTAGCCGAATACGTGCCCACCAAGTACATAAAACTGGAGAAATTCACGGGTTCCAGAACAATCTTCGCAAATTATCCGCACATGCCGCTGACGGGTAACTCGAATGTCATTGAATTCGTTCCATCCGGGAATTTTGACAGTGCGGTTCAGGAGATAGCCCGGGGCAACGTGGATATAGGGATGTTTGGCTTCGGATGGTACAGGTTTGAATCCCTCGGAAGTGATGCCCTCCAGGCGCTTGAGCTATATCCAAAGACTGTGGGTTCTTTTGACCTAACTGTAAACCCATACCACGATCCAGATAAGGACGCCCCCATAGTTACCAACGCCAGTGGGGTCTATTTCAACCCGTTTGCAATCAGGGAGGTCCGTTTTGCTTTGAACTACCTCGTAAACAGGAGCTACATTGTTAACAACATCCTGGGTGGGGTCGGCACTCCAATGCTGGGTGGAATAAGCCAGACGGATCCAGCGTACCCATACATCCCTCCAGTATACCGCTCCCTGGGACTCGTTCCGGACGGGGATATCGCCTACGCCCTTGCGCTCGTGGAGAGGGGCATGGAAAAGGCCCAACAGGAGGTTGTCAAGTACGGCCACACGCTCGAGAGGAGGGACGATGGCTTCTGGTATTTTGACGGCCAGCCTGTTGAGGTCAAGTTCATCATCCGTATCGAGGACGAGAGGCACGATATCGGTCTGTACGTGGCGGACTTGCTTGAAAAGAGAATGGGTTTCAGGGTTAAGCGGCTTTTCTGGGATAGGCTGAAGGCCGGGCAGGTTGTCTTCGGCAAACCGCCCAGCAACTACGAGTGGAACATCTACACCGGCGGATGGGGCACCAGCGGCATCGAGGAGATTTATCCTGACGGGATGATTTCTTGGTGGTACTCTTCCAGTGGATACTATCCGTCTGCAGTTGGCCCCAACCATGAGTCTAACATAACGGTTGAGGCCGCATTGGCCTTTTTGGGGACCCAGTATGGGGACATGGGGACTTATCCCTCGGCGATTCAGAACGCCAGTAAGGTTTACTTCGTCTTTAACAACCTTGGAACCCCCGATTCGTTCTCGGCAAGCCAGTACATATCCCGCACGGTACCCATCAGCGTCCGTACAGTCTCAATGCTGGCGGATGAGTTCAACATCACCAGTGCAGGTTCAAGCGATGTGATCGTTTCCGTCGGCGGTCCGCTGGTAAACAGGATAACTGCAAAGTTTGATAGCATGGCACTTGTTCACATGGGAATAGAACCTGGAAGGATAAGGATACTCACACCTAACGGGGAGTTCATCTGGAACGTTCCGAAGCCGTGGTGGAACGTCACCGAGGGCTACTTTGTCATTCAGTTCTTCAATGACAGAACGACAGGAGCTCTTGTGGTGACCATTTACGGTACCGACGCGGATAGCACCGCCGCTGGGGCCTATTACTTTATGTCCCAGGTGTATCCTAACATAGACTTCTACAGCGGTCTCAACTACATGGTTGGCCTCTGGCAGGATACAGAAACCGGAGCGGACATCCCACTTCCGGGAGCCGGACAGGGCGACACAAGTGGCTTCAGTGCAGGCGACAGTATAACAATAGTGGCCCAGGGATGATTCTCTCCTTATTTATTTCCACCCGAACTCGGCTAAGAACTTCCTCTTCAACCTTTTTATCGTCCCTGAAACGCCGAGGGTTCTGAAGATCGCCCTTGAACCGTTGATGTTCGTGACCAGGGTTAGAGCGAACCGCAGCTCCTCGACGTGCTTCCTGTCGACGCGGACTATCCCGGTCTGGCTCTTCTCGTCGAACTTTATGAACCACGTCTTTGCCCTCGCCGAGCCGAGGGTTCCCAGTGTCGAGAGGCTCGCGTCCCAGATGGCCCTCTTTATCTCGTCCTTCGTGAATGCCCTCTCCCCTATAACCTGGAAGGCTATGTAGCGGTGCTTGTCCCTAAGTGTCGGTGGCAGGTACTTCGGCTTCTCCCTCATCTTCACACCTTCCCGGATTTGGCCACCAACCTTTTTAAGCCATGCCCCGACTCGGGAACTGGTGAGAGAATTGGTGCGAGAGACGCCCTACTTTTCATACGCCGTGAGAGAACTGCCGAAGGGCTGTCAGCTCTGCGTCAGGGGCGAGAAGCTAGTCCTATTCACTACGGGAGTCTGCCCGAGGGACTGCTTCTACTGTCCGCTCAGCCCCTGGAGAAGGGAGGATGTTGTTTACGCCAACGAGAGGCCGGTCAAGCGCGTTGACGACATCATCGAGGAAGCTTCTCTGCAGGAGGCAAAGGGTGCGGGAGTTACGGGGGGTGACCCGCTGGCGAGACTCGACAGGACGGTCGAGTACATAAAACTGCTGAAGGAAAACTTCGGGGAGGACTTCCACGTCCACCTCTACACCACGGGTGCTCTGGCAACGAGGAAGAACCTGGAGAAGCTCTACGACGCCGGGCTCGACGAGATACGCTTCCACCCCGATCTGTTCAATCCTAACTCCAGGCTCTTCAAGGTTGAAATCGAGAACATGAAGAATGCCTTCGACTTCGACTGGGATGTCGGCGGCGAGATTCCCTCGATCCCAGGCCAGTTCGAGGGGATGAAGTGGTACGCCGAGTTCCTGGACAACCTTGGCGCGAAGTTCCTCAACGTGAATGAGCTGGAGTTCAGTGAGAGCACCCTCAAGACCTTACTGGATAGGGGCTTCCAGCCGGTGAGCGACGAGAGTGCCGCTATAAAGGGTTCCCTTGAGCTGGGCCTCAAGCTCCTCGAGTGGGGCGAGGAGAACACTTCCCTGAGCTACCACCTCTGCACTGCCAAGCTGAAGGACGCGGTTCAGCTCAGGAACCGGCTGAAGAGGATGGCGAAGAAGATGGCGAAGCCCTACATGGAGATAACGGAGGAGGGAACGCTGCGCTTCGGCATTGCCGAGTACGGGGACTTAGACGAGCTTTACGAGTTCCTCGTTGAAGAGGCGGAAGTTCCGGCCGAGTGGCTCTACGTTAACCGCGAGAAGGGCAGGATAGAGATGCCGGAGGAGGTCGCGGTTGAGCTTGCCGATGCTGTGGAAGGGGACGTTAAGTTCTTCATCGTCGAGGAGTACCCGACGTGGGACGGGCTTGAGGTGGAGAGGATCCCTCTGCCGTGAGTTTTTACTTTTTTAGTTCTGGTCACAGGGGTGTAAGTAACTTACAGGGACATAAGCTGGAGGGACTTCGAAAGATTTATCTATTTCATGCATGCATGCACTTATAGGTGATGCCCTTGGGCAAAACGATAACCATAGCGGATGATGTCTACTATGAGCTGGTGAAGATGAAGGGGAAGAAGAGCTTTTCAGAACTCCTCAGGGAGCTGATAGGCAAGAAAAAGAAGGGAAACCTGGACGTGCTCATGATGGCCTTTGGAACGAGAACCCCGGAAGAGCTCGAGGAGCTTAAGAAAGAGCTCAAGGAGGTCGAAGAATGGATGGACTCCTGGACACCAGCGTGGTGATAGAGCTCTTTGGGGGAACAAGAAGATCATAGAGGGTCTTTCCCCCGGTGGGACTTACGCGCTTCCCGTTATGGTCGTTTTTGAACTCTACTGCGGACGTTTGAAGGAGCGGGAAGAGCTAATGCTCGAGATGATGCCAAAGGTTGAATTCAACGAAGAGGCCGCAAAGATAGCGGGTACGATCTTCAAGGACTTAATGCGAAAGGGCCAAAGACTTCCCTTTAAAGATTTACTCATCGCCGCAACGGCAATAGCCCACAATTCAGTCCTCTTCACCTGCGATAGGGGATTCGAGCGCTTTAAGGAGTACGGGCTGAAGGTGAAAATTTTGGAAAAATGAGGGCCTCAGCCCTCAACCTTCTCAATCCCTATCTTTGCATCGACCTCGGGCCACTCGACGACGAAGCCCTTTGCCTCCTCGAACTTTACTTCAACCGCCCTGGTCTCCTTCATCACGTAGTCAAGGTTCTCCTGCAGGAGTTCGCGGTTCTCGTCGGTGGTCTCTATGGTGACCCTAATGCGGTCGTTGACGTCGAGATCGAGCCTCTTGCGCATCTCCTGTATCCTCCTGACGAACTCCCTGGCGAGTCCCTCTGCTAGAAGCTCCCTCGTGAGGGTCTTGTCGACGAAGACCCTTCCGCCCTCGAAGTCCTCAGCGACGAGGAAGTCCGGCAGCTTCTCCTCAATGACTATGTGCTCCCTAGTTAGGTGGAAGGTCTTGCCTTCTATCTCAACGTCCATCTCGCCCCTCTCGTAGAGTTCCCTTCCGTGCTCGCCTATCCACTGGGTCACGAGCCTCGCGTCGCCCTTGAACTCCGGCCCGACCTTGGCGAAGTTCGGCTTTATGATCAGCTCACGCTCGACCTTTCCGACAGTTACTTCCTTGGCGTTGAGCTGGTCCTTGAGGAGCCTGTTAAGCCTCTCGACGGCCTTCTGGACTGTCTCGTCCTCAGTCTCGATGATTATCCTCCTGACCGGGTAGCGGAGCTTTATCCTGGCCTTCTGCCTCGCTGAGGAGCCTGCCTCAACGATTCTCCTCACGTACTCCATCTCGCGCTCGAGATCCTCGTCGATGGCCTTCTCGTCCGGTGTGGGCCAGTCGAGCATGTGAACGCTCTCGACACCGACGAAGGGCCTCAGGAGGTTCTGGTATATCTCCTCGGCTATGTAGGGCGTGAACGGTGCCATGAGCCTGAGCAGGACGTCGAAGACCTTCCAGACGGTGTAGTAGGCCGCCAGTTTGTCCGGGTCGTCGCCCTCGACCCACATGCGCTTCCTGATGAGCCTTATGTACCACCTGCTCAGGTCTTCAACGACGAAGTTGTAGATTGCCCTCGTCGCCTTAGTAAGCCTGAAGGTCTCTATGCCCTCGGTCACGTCTCCTATCAGGCTGTTGACCCTGCTGAGTATCCACCTGTCTTCCTCGCGGAAGGGAAGCTCCTCCGGCTTGAGCCTGGTGGGGTCAAAGCTGTCGAGGCTCATGTATGTAGCAGAGAGCACGTAGACGTTCCAGAGTATGTTGAGCATCCTCTTGACCTGCGCCAGGCCCTTCCAGCTGAAGCGGAGGTTCTCCCAGGGGTTTGTCGCCCAGAGCATGTAGAACCTGAACGGGTCCCTTCCCTCCTTCTGGACGACCTCCTCAGGTCTTATGATGTTGCCGAGGCTCTTGCTCATCTTGTCGCCCTTCTCGTCCAGGACGTAGCCGTGCATTGCAACATGCCTGTACGGAACGGTGTCGAAGGCTATAACGCTTGCCGCCTGCTGGGAGTAGAACCACTTGGTGACCTGATCCTCCCCCTCAACGATGAAGTCAGCGGGCCAGAGCTTCCTGAAGTTCTCCTCCGTCCTCGGGTAGTCGAGGGATGCCCAGCTCGCTATTCCGCTGTCGAACCAGACGTCAACGACATCCTTGACACGGCGCATCTCCTTGCCGTTGACCTCTATGATGAAGGCATCCACGTAGGGCCTGTGGAGGTCTTCTGGGCCAAGCTTCTCCTCTATTACCTTCAGCTTCTCCTCGTAGCTCTGGGGAAGCTCAACCCGCTCGCCGTTTATCTCAAGGGCAACGCTCTTCTCGACCAGCTCCCTGAAGGAGCCGACGACGTATATCTCCCCATCGTCGGCCTGCCATATCGGGAGCGGGATTCCCCAGTAGCGTTGCCTGCTTATAACCCAGTCGCCGCTGTTCATGACGCCGTTGTCGTACCTGACTTTTACCCAGTCAGGATACCAGGTGACCTTCTCGTCGTTC
This window of the Thermococcus siculi genome carries:
- the ileS gene encoding isoleucine--tRNA ligase, with the protein product MIKEPEFREYNPGKLEEKMERFWQENNTYEKVKASRQNGPKYYFLDGPPYVSGAIHLGTAWNKIIKDMVIRFRSMQGYNVRRQPGFDMHGLPIEVKVEQALGLKTKKDIETEIGVDNFIRKCKEFALNNLKVMTEQFKQLGIWMDWDNPYMTIKNEYIESGWFTLKRAWEKGLLEKDKRVLHWCPRCETALAEHEVRGEYKVRKDPSIYVKFPVEGRENEYLLIWTTTPWTLPANLAVTVHPEYDYAKVRVETEKGEEYWIIAKALVERVLSEVGVRGEIVEEFKGEELEGVRYVHVLMDEYPAQREFREKYEWAHRVILGEHVTLGDGTGLVHTAPGHGEEDYEVGRQYGLPVYSPVDDEGRYTEGSWKGVYVKDADPEIIAHLTEKGYLVKAGEIEHKYPHCWRCKTPLIFRATDQWFLKVSKVKDRIIKENDEKVTWYPDWVKVRYDNGVMNSGDWVISRQRYWGIPLPIWQADDGEIYVVGSFRELVEKSVALEINGERVELPQSYEEKLKVIEEKLGPEDLHRPYVDAFIIEVNGKEMRRVKDVVDVWFDSGIASWASLDYPRTEENFRKLWPADFIVEGEDQVTKWFYSQQAASVIAFDTVPYRHVAMHGYVLDEKGDKMSKSLGNIIRPEEVVQKEGRDPFRFYMLWATNPWENLRFSWKGLAQVKRMLNILWNVYVLSATYMSLDSFDPTRLKPEELPFREEDRWILSRVNSLIGDVTEGIETFRLTKATRAIYNFVVEDLSRWYIRLIRKRMWVEGDDPDKLAAYYTVWKVFDVLLRLMAPFTPYIAEEIYQNLLRPFVGVESVHMLDWPTPDEKAIDEDLEREMEYVRRIVEAGSSARQKARIKLRYPVRRIIIETEDETVQKAVERLNRLLKDQLNAKEVTVGKVERELIIKPNFAKVGPEFKGDARLVTQWIGEHGRELYERGEMDVEIEGKTFHLTREHIVIEEKLPDFLVAEDFEGGRVFVDKTLTRELLAEGLAREFVRRIQEMRKRLDLDVNDRIRVTIETTDENRELLQENLDYVMKETRAVEVKFEEAKGFVVEWPEVDAKIGIEKVEG